Sequence from the Thermocaproicibacter melissae genome:
AAAAGCGAAAGGAAGTATTGCAATGAAAGCTATGATCAATCGAACAGGCTGTATTGCATGCGGATTATGCACCGAGACTTGTCCGGAGGTATTTCGCATGGGAGACGACGGGCTCGCAGAAGTTTACGCAGAAGTCACCGATGACGTTCGGGAAAGTGCGGAAGCGGCCCGCGATAACTGCCCGGTATCGGTAATTTCACTGGAAGAGTAGCATCCTGCAAGACACGAGGTACTCCGCAGCCGTAGGGAAAGAAAAACAGCCTTGCTCCGTGGAAATTCGGGGCAAGGCTGTCTCTTTATCAGTCAATTGTGAATTTATAAATTGTTGTGCTGTGGAAAGGCTTCTCGGGTTTGAGGTTTTCGTACGGAAATTCCGGATGGTTCACGGAATCCGGATAGAACTGCGTCTCCATGCAGATGGCTCTGTGAGGCTTCATCGGGACGCCGCCGACTCCCTTCATTCCGGGGGCAAAACTGTTTGCCGTGTAAATCTGAATTCCGGGTAAATCCGTAAAGACAAGCATCCTGCGGCCGC
This genomic interval carries:
- a CDS encoding ferredoxin yields the protein MINRTGCIACGLCTETCPEVFRMGDDGLAEVYAEVTDDVRESAEAARDNCPVSVISLEE